Part of the Propionimicrobium sp. PCR01-08-3 genome, GAGGTGGCCGCCCAGGCAGCCGCTGGTGGCGCCGGCATGATTCAGGTACGTGCGAAGGACATCACTGCCAGGGAATTGCTCGACCTCACGGTGGACACGGCCGATGCCGTGCACGCGGCGAATCCGCACACCAAGGTAGTGGTGGACGACCGGGCCGATGTCGCTTACGCCGCGATGCGTTCGGGCGCGGCGGTGCATGGCGTCCACCTGGGACAAGATGACCTGCCGGCACGCGATGCCCGCGCGATGCTCGGCCCGAACGCGATCATCGGAATGACCACCGGCACCCTCGAACTGGTGCGGGCAGCAGACAAACTCGCCGACGTGATCGACTACGTCGGGGCCGGGCCCTTTCGTCCGACGCCCACCAAAGATTCCGGACGCACGCCCTTGGGCATGGCAGGCTATCGCCCCTTGGTGGAGGCGACCAGCCTGCCGATCGTGGCGATCGGCGATGTGCAGCCGGCAGATGTGCCGGCGCTGGCAGCGACAGGTATCGCCGGCGTGGCGCTCGTCCGCGCGATCATGGCCGCGTCCGACCCCGGCGCAGTTGTCCGGAACGTCCTGAGCGGGTTTCCGGCTGCTGACAGGCGGCAACACCAGTAGACAAAGCCTGGTAGAGGCGCCCGCGGTTCGGAAGAACGAAGGTTGCGGTTCTTACTGCTCGGCCCTTGCCCCGCGTGCCCGCCGGGTCGGCGGCAATGCCTCCGCGCCGAAATCCTTCCCGGCATCCGCGATGCCCTCGGCAGCAGGACTCTCCCCGAGCTTGACCAGAATCACCCCGGCCAGCACCAGCACGGCGCCGACCATCTGCCCGATGGCTGGCAGTTGCGCCACCAGTACGGCCGCGAGGATCGTGGCGAACAGCACCTCGGCCAAGCCGACGAAGGACGACAACCTGGCGCCGAGCAGCCTGCCGCCCATGATTCCGGTCACATAGGACATGCCGGAGCTGAGCACCCCGAGCGCGACGATCGGCAACCACCAGGGCACATCGATACCCACATAGTTCGCCGGAGCGGTTGATGTCTCGAACGGCAGAAGCCCGATGACCGCGACCACACCGAGCCCCAGCGTTGCTACCGTCGTCCCGCCCGCAGCAAGCACGATGGGTGGCAGTCCGATCCGGTTCTCTGCGGAAAAAACGAAATAGGCAGCATTGCCGACCATCGCGAATATCGACCAGGCGACACCCCGGATGTCGAAAGCGGCGCCACCTGCGAAGACCTCGAGCACCAGCAGCAGGCCGCCGATCGCAACCAAAGAACCGAGCACCGTGCGTATCGAGGGACGCTCGCCCCGACGAATCCACAACCAGATGACGATCGCGATGGGCGCCAGAAACTGAATCAGCAGCCCCTGGCTGACTTGAACATATTGCACGGCATTGAAATGCCCGATTTGCGGCATCACGATCGCGAACAGTCCATATCCGACCATGAGTTTCCAGTTTTCGCGGACGATATGCCAGCGTCCTTTGAGAGCAATGATCGCCGGTCCGAGCATGGCCAATGAGCCGATGCCTACCCTCGGTATCACAATGCCGAGAGGCGACCAGCCGACCTGCAACAAGCCTGCGGCAAGCGTTCCTGCCATACCGAAACAAAACGACGACAACAAGGCGATGGACAGGCCGATGCCAAAGCTCGGGTCATGGGGACGCACAGTGACCACGCTACGAGAGCGTCCGATGAGTTAACAACTCGGCTTCGGTTGCCACCGGGCTGTTTCGCCGTGTTCGATCATCGGTTGTGATCTGC contains:
- a CDS encoding thiamine phosphate synthase, with amino-acid sequence MPNHSANFDLRCYLVTSGTDRRTVEVAAQAAAGGAGMIQVRAKDITARELLDLTVDTADAVHAANPHTKVVVDDRADVAYAAMRSGAAVHGVHLGQDDLPARDARAMLGPNAIIGMTTGTLELVRAADKLADVIDYVGAGPFRPTPTKDSGRTPLGMAGYRPLVEATSLPIVAIGDVQPADVPALAATGIAGVALVRAIMAASDPGAVVRNVLSGFPAADRRQHQ
- a CDS encoding DMT family transporter yields the protein MVTVRPHDPSFGIGLSIALLSSFCFGMAGTLAAGLLQVGWSPLGIVIPRVGIGSLAMLGPAIIALKGRWHIVRENWKLMVGYGLFAIVMPQIGHFNAVQYVQVSQGLLIQFLAPIAIVIWLWIRRGERPSIRTVLGSLVAIGGLLLVLEVFAGGAAFDIRGVAWSIFAMVGNAAYFVFSAENRIGLPPIVLAAGGTTVATLGLGVVAVIGLLPFETSTAPANYVGIDVPWWLPIVALGVLSSGMSYVTGIMGGRLLGARLSSFVGLAEVLFATILAAVLVAQLPAIGQMVGAVLVLAGVILVKLGESPAAEGIADAGKDFGAEALPPTRRARGARAEQ